Proteins encoded in a region of the Quercus lobata isolate SW786 chromosome 8, ValleyOak3.0 Primary Assembly, whole genome shotgun sequence genome:
- the LOC115957262 gene encoding transcription factor MYB102-like, translating to MGRAPCCDKAGLKKGPWTPEEDHKLISYIQLHGPGNWRTLPKNAGLQRCGKSCRLRWTNYLRPDIKRGRFSFEEEETIIQLHSILGNKWSAIAARLPGRTDNEIKNYWNTHIRKRLLRMGIDPVTHAPRLDLLDLSSILSSTLCNQSILNMSNLLGTQALMNPELLRLATTILSLKQESQVPFPQNLQENQLCNFLLQNQVQPLQPNQYQAPIQEGFSSEESNQLMQANVEGFLSKVATFGNSQENSIASNLNEDFVCQPNYMYCGSNPIVPDLAENPNFQSLNNSYQNLSSFDSVVSTPKSSPTPLNSSSTFINSSTEDERDSHCSNLLKFEIPESLDIDEFMSI from the exons ATGGGAAGAGCACCTTGTTGTGACAAAGCTGGACTCAAGAAAGGTCCATGGACTCCAGAGGAAGATCATAAGCTCATCAGCTATATTCAGCTCCATGGACCAGGCAATTGGAGAACCCTTCCAAAGAATGCTG GGCTGCAAAGATGTGGAAAGAGTTGCCGTCTTCGTTGGACTAACTATCTGAGGCCTGATATAAAGAGAGGAAGATTTTCATTTGAGGAAGAAGAGACAATCATCCAACTACACAGTATCTTAGGAAACAA ATGGTCAGCCATAGCAGCTCGCTTGCCTGGAAGAACTGACAATGAAATCAAGAATTACTGGAACACCCACATCAGAAAAAGGCTGCTAAGAATGGGAATTGATCCTGTGACTCATGCTCCTCGCCTAGACCTTCTTGACCTGTCCTCCATCCTCAGCTCAACTTTGTGTAACCAGTCAATTCTTAATATGTCAAACTTGTTAGGTACACAAGCCCTCATGAATCCAGAACTGTTAAGGCTGGCCACAACTATCTTATCGCTAAAACAAGAAAGTCAAGTACCCTTTCCACAAAATCTCCAAGAAAACCAACTTTGCAACTTCTTATTGCAAAACCAAGTACAGCCACTTCAACCCAATCAATATCAAGCTCCAATACAAGAAGGATTTTCATCCGAGGAGTCAAACCAACTCATGCAAGCCAATGTGGAAGGGTTTTTGTCAAAGGTAGCAACTTTTGGTAATTCCCAAGAAAATTCAATAGCTTCAAACCTAAATGAAGATTTCGTTTGCCAGCCAAACTATATGTATTGTGGCTCTAATCCTATAGTTCCCGATTTAGCagaaaatccaaattttcaatcaCTAAACAATAGCTATCAGAACTTGTCCTCCTTTGATTCTGTTGTGTCAACACCAAAATCTAGCCCTACTCCTTTAAATTCATCATCCACATTCATTAATAGCAGCACTGAAGATGAAAGAGACAGCCACTGCAGCAACTTGCTGAAGTTTGAAATTCCAGAGAGTTTGGACATTGATGAATTTATGTCAATATAG